From Fundulus heteroclitus isolate FHET01 chromosome 5, MU-UCD_Fhet_4.1, whole genome shotgun sequence, a single genomic window includes:
- the abcc6a gene encoding multidrug resistance-associated protein 1: MDAFCRLSGLDPLWDWNRTWYTANPDLTQCFQNTVLVWVPCVYLWLLVPFYCVHLYCHDRGRIQMSCLCTAKMVLGFLLASFGFVEFFYILLERSQEIQQHMVFLLSPIIRSMTVILALCIIQLERIRGCRSSVFLFLFWVLSVVCSLVPLRAKIQLAIDEGIESDIVRYLAFFSYFSIQLAQLFLCCFADQPPQGKPVLEKNPCPVENASFLSKILFWWFTGLVVKGYRTPLEAEDLWTLREEDTSHKIISELQEDWTAECAKLQKQQKALASGAALGSRLPDQAQLLRKLQKEQSSGFFLLRTLARKFGPYFLTGTLCIIFHDAFMFAIPQVLSLLLGFMRDEDAPLWKGYFYATLMFLLSCLQSLFNHQYMYTCFTVGMRVKTAVMGLVYRKSLVINSSARRTCTVGEIVNLVSADTQKLMDFVVYFNAVWLAPIEIALCLFFLWQHLGPSALAGIATVILIFPLNGFIAKKRSKLQEIQMKFMDGRIRLMNEILNGIKILKFYAWEKAFLEQVLGYREKELKALKKSQILYSISIASFNSSSFLIAFAMFGVYVTLDDRNVLDAQKVFVSMALINILKTPLSQLPFAISTTMQALVSLRRLGKYLCSEELRVDNVSKAPLSPEGKDVIIENGTFSWTPEGPPCLKRINIHVPRGSLVAVVGHVGSGKSSLLSAMLGETEKRSGQVTVKGTVAYVPQQAWIQNATVQDNILFGREKLKTWYQRVLEACALLPDLGILPAGDATEIGEKGLNLSGGQKQRVSLARAVYRKADVYLLDDPLSAVDAHVGQHIFEKVVGPKGVLRDKTRILVTHGMSFLPQADLILVLVDGEITESGSYQELLSRHGAFADFIHTFASTERKESVIQRAGSRRSNARLSMVDFMPFSRDLSQEQLIGGDTTNTNLQNMEPVSETEPDQTPEDLGKLTEVDKARTGRVKLKLYKKYFKTIGSAIIILIVFLYAFQQGASLTYNYWLSMWADDPVVNGTQIDTDLKLSVFGALGFVQGIAIFGTTVAISICGIIASRQLHTDLLVNVLRSPMSFFECTPSGNLLNRFAKEIDAIDCMVPEGLKMMLSYVFKLLEVCIIVMMATPFAAVIILPLAFLYAFVQSFYVATSCQLRRLEAVSRSPIYTHFNETVQGASVIRAFGEQPRFILQANERVDFNQTSYFPRFVATRWLAVNLEFVGNVVVLAAAILSVMGRSTLSPGIVGLAVSHSLQVTGILSWIVRSWTDVENNIVSVERVNEYADTPKEASWSTEGSSLPVAWPQSGTIEFQDYGLQYRKGLELALKDVTLHINQREKVGIVGRTGAGKSSLALGIFRILEAAKGKIFIDGVNIADIGLHDLRSRITIIPQDPVLFSGSLRMNLDPFDTYTDEEIWSSLELAHLKTFVSNLPDKLNYECSEGGENLSLGQRQLVCLARALLRKTKILVLDEATAAVDLETDTLIQSTIRTQFEHCTVLTVAHRLNTIMDYTRVIVMDRGHISEMDSPANLISQRGQFYRMCLEAGLV; the protein is encoded by the exons GACTGGAACCGGACGTGGTACACAGCCAACCCTGATCTGACCCAGTGCTTCCAGAACACAGTGCTAGTGTGGGTCCCCTGTGTCTACCTGTGGTTGCTGGTCCCTTTCTACTGTGTTCACCTCTACTGCCATGACCGCGGACGAATTCAGATGTCCTGTCTCTGCACTGCCAAGATG GTGCTGGGTTTCCTGCTGGCCTCGTTTGGTTTTGTCGAGTTCTTCTACATCTTGCTGGAGAGAAGccaggagatccagcagcacATGGTCTTCCTACTCAGCCCCATCATACGCAGCATGACAGTG ATCCTGGCCTTATGCATCATCCAGTTGGAAAGGATCAGAGGCTGTCGGTCCTCCGTTTTCCTCTTCTTGTTCTGGGTCTTGTCTGTGGTTTGTTCTCTGGTGCCTCTAAGAGCAAAGATCCAGCTCGCCATAGATGAG GGCATCGAGTCGGACATTGTACGGTACCTCGCCTTCTTCTCCTACTTCTCCATCCAACTGGCCCAGCTTTTCCTGTGCTGTTTTGCGGACCAGCCTCCACAGGGAAAACCCGTCTTGGAAAAG AACCCTTGTCCCGTGGAAAATGCCTCTTTCCTGTCAAAGATCCTCTTCTGGTGGTTCACTGG GCTCGTTGTGAAAGGGTATCGCACCCCGCTGGAAGCGGAGGATCTGTGGACCCTGAGAGAGGAAGACACGTCGCACAAGATCatctctgagctgcaggagGATTGGACGGCTGAATGCGCCAAGCTGCAAAA GCAGCAGAAAGCCCTGGCGTCAGGCGCAGCTCTGGGCAGCAGGCTGCCAGACCAGGCTCAGCTCCTCAGGAAGCTGCAGAAGGAGCAGAGCTCTGGCTTCTTCCTGCTCAGGACGCTGGCCCGCAAATTTGGTCCATATTTCCTGACTGGCACCTTGTGCATCATATTCCATGATGCCTTCATGTTCGCCATCCCTCAGGtcttgag CCTTCTTCTGGGCTTCATGAGGGATGAAGACGCTCCGCTGTGGAAGGGCTACTTCTATGCTACTCTGATGTTCCTCCTGTCCTGCCTGCAGTCCCTCTTCAACCATCAATACATGTACACTTGTTTCACGGTTGGCATGAGGGTGAAGACAGCTGTTATGGGCTTGGTTTACAGGAAG TCTTTGGTGATAAACAGCTCTGCCAGGAGGACCTGCACCGTGGGTGAGATCGTGAATCTGGTCTCGGCAGACACTCAGAAGCTCATGGACTTTGTGGTCTACTTCAACGCTGTCTGGCTGGCTCCTATCGAGATCGCCCTTTGTCTCTTCTTCCTCTGGCAG CATCTTGGCCCGTCTGCTTTGGCAGGAATCGCCACTGTCATTCTCATTTTCCCACTGAACGGATTCATTGCAAAGAAAAGGAGCAAGCTGCAG GAGATTCAAATGAAGTTCATGGATGGCCGCATCAGACTGATGAACGAGATCCTGAACGGAATAAAGATCCTGAAGTTTTACGCCTGGGAGAAGGCTTTCCTGGAGCAGGTTTTGGGCTACAGAGAGAAGGAGCTCAAGGCCCTGAAAAAGTCTCAGATTCTTTATTCCATCTCCATTGCCTCATTCAACTCTTCGTCTTTCCTG atcGCCTTTGCCATGTTTGGGGTCTATGTGACGCTGGATGACAGAAATGTCCTGGACGCACAGAAGGTGTTCGTCTCCATGGCGCTGATCAACATCTTGAAGACTCCACTGAGCCAGCTTCCATTTGCGATCAGCACAACCATGCAG GCTCTGGTTTCACTGAGACGTCTGGGAAAGTACCTGTGCTCAGAGGAACTGAGGGTGGACAATGTCTCAAAGGCTCCACTAAGCCCTG AGGGCAAAGACGTGATCATAGAGAACGGCACTTTCAGCTGGACTCCAGAAGGTCCCCCGTGCCTCAAACG GATAAATATCCATGTGCCACGAGGCTCGCTTGTTGCTGTGGTTGGACACGTGGGCAGTGGAAAGTCGTCTTTGTTGTCCGCCATGCTCGGCGAAACAGAGAAAAGAAGCGGCCAAGTCACTGTCAAG GGAACTGTAGCGTACGTGCCCCAGCAAGCCTGGATCCAGAACGCCACGGTCCAGGACAACATATTATTTGGTCGTGAGAAGCTGAAAACGTGGTACCAGCGCGTGCTGGAGGCCTGCGCCCTGCTGCCCGACCTGGGCATCTTACCTGCTGGAGATGCAACAGAAATTGGAGAAAAG GGACTCAACCTCTCAGGGGGTCAAAAGCAGAGGGTGAGTCTGGCCAGAGCCGTCTACAGAAAGGCTGACGTATACCTGCTGGATGATCCACTATCTGCCGTTGATGCACACGTGGGTCAACACATCTTTGAGAAAGTGGTCGGGCCAAAAGGAGTCCTCAGAGACAAG ACCCGCATACTAGTGACCCATGGGATGAGCTTCCTGCCACAGGCTGACCTCATCCTTGTTCTCGTGGACGGAGAAATCACAGAAAGCGGTTCTTACCAGGAGCTGCTCAGTCGCCACGGCGCTTTTGCAGACTTCATTCACACTTTTGCCAGCACAGAACGAAAAGAGAGCGTCATACAGCGAG ctgGCTCCAGAAGATCCAACGCGCGGCTCAGCATGGTTGACTTCATGCCTTTTTCCAGAGACCTGTCGCAGGAGCAGCTCATTGG GGGTGACACCACTAATACCAACCTGCAAAATATGGAGCCTGTGTCTGAAACTGAGCCGGATCAGACACCAGAGGACCTGGGGAAGCTGACCGAGGTCGACAAAGCTCGCACCGGACGA GTGAAGTTGAAGCTGTACAAGAAGTACTTCAAGACCATCGGTTCGGCCATCATTATTCTCATCGTCTTCCTTTACGCCTTCCAGCAGGGCGCCTCTCTCACCTACAACTACTGGCTCAGCATGTGGGCCGACGATCCGGTTGTCAACGGCACACAGATCGACACAGATCTCAAGCTGTCTGTTTTCGGGGCTCTCGGATTTGTTCAAG GAATCGCCATCTTCGGCACGACCGTCGCCATCTCCATCTGCGGCATCATCGCCTCCCGGCAGCTGCACACGGACCTGCTGGTCAACGTTCTCCGCTCCCCGATGTCGTTTTTCGAGTGCACGCCCAGTGGGAACCTCCTGAACCGCTTCGCCAAGGAGATCGACGCCATTGACTGCATGGTCCCCGAGGGCTTGAAGATGATGCTGAGCTACGTCTTTAAACTTCTGGAAGTCTGCATCATTGTGATGATGGCGACACCTTTTGCAGCTGTGATCATCCTGCCCCTGGCCTTCCTTTACGCCTTCGTCCAG AGCTTCTACGTCGCCACATCCTGTCAGCTGCGCCGGCTGGAGGCCGTGAGCCGCTCGCCCATCTACACCCACTTCAACGAGACCGTGCAGGGCGCCAGCGTGATCCGAGCCTTCGGCGAGCAGCCCAGGTTCATTCTGCAGGCTAATGAGAGGGTCGACTTCAATCAGACCTCCTACTTTCCCCGCTTTGTGGCCACCCG GTGGCTGGCGGTCAATCTGGAGTTCGTCGGCAACGTGGTGGTCCTAGCTGCTGCAATACTTTCTGTGATGGGGAGAAGCACCCTGAGTCCGGGCATTGTCGGTTTGGCTGTGTCTCATTCTCTGCAG GTGACAGGAATCCTCAGCTGGATCGTTCGCTCCTGGACTGACGTGGAAAACAATATCGTTTCTGTGGAGCGAGTCAACGAGTATGCCGACACTCCCAAAGAG GCCAGCTGGAGCACAGAGGGCAGCTCTCTGCCTGTGGCTTGGCCCCAGAGCGGCACCATAGAGTTCCAGGACTACGGGCTGCAGTACAGGAAAGGCCTTGAGCTCGCTCTAAAAGACGTTACGCTGCACATTAATCAAAGAGAGAAG GTTGGAATTGTGGGTAGAACAGGAGCTGGGAAGTCCTCTCTTGCGCTGGGAATCTTTAGGATCCTGGAGGCTGCAAAGGGAAAGATCTTTATAGACGGAGTGAACATCGCTGACATCGGACTGCATGACCTCAGATCCCGCATCACAATTATTCCTCAG GATCCTGTGCTGTTCTCAGGCTCCCTCAGGATGAACCTGGACCCCTTTGACACCTACACAGACGAAGAAATCTGGAGCTCCCTGGAGCTCGCCCACCTCAAAACGTTTGTGTCTAACCTGCCTGACAAACTCAACTACGAATGCTCAGAGGGAGGGGAAAACCTCAG TTTGGGTCAGCGCCAGCTAGTCTGCCTGGCTCGGGCCTTGCTGCGGAAAACCAAGATTCTGGTTTTGGACGAAGCCACGGCCGCCGTGGACCTGGAAACGGACACTCTCATTCAGTCGACAATCCGCACACAGTTTGAGCACTGCACTGTGCTGACCGTCGCTCACCGACTCAACACCATCATGGACTACACAAG AGTGATCGTCATGGACAGAGGCCACATTTCTGAGATGGACTCTCCAGCCAACCTCATCTCACAGCGGGGCCAGTTTTACCGAATGTGCCTGGAAGCTGGGCTGGTTTAG
- the cep20 gene encoding lisH domain-containing protein FOPNL, translating into MATISELKNAVRETLESRGVLGQLRARIRAEVFSALDERRDARPSLSRENLLINELIREYLEFNKYRNTASVLTAESGQPEIPLDRQFLATELRVSEDTSSKSVPLLYGLVSHFLNSSDSRGKVLLRGTAVSISAPGHDS; encoded by the exons ATGGCGACCATCTCTGAACTGAAGAACG CCGTGAGGGAGACGCTGGAGTCCCGCGGTGTACTGGGCCAGCTGAGGGCTCGGATCCGAGCGGAGGTGTTCAGCGCCCTGGATGAGCGGCGTGACGCCCGGCCATCGCTGTCCCGGGAAAACCTGCTCATAAACGAGCTCATCCGGGAGTACCTGGAGTTCAACAAGTACAGGAACACGGCGTCAGTGCTTACAGCAG AGTCGGGCCAACCTGAAATTCCCTTGGACCGGCAGTTTTTGGCCACCGAGCTGAGAGTCTCAGAGGATACAAGCTCCAAGTCTGT aCCTCTTCTTTATGGACTGGTTTCTCACTTCCTGAACAGCAGCGACAGCAGAGGGAAAGTTTTGCTGCGAGGCACTGCTGTAAGCATCTCAGCTCCTGGACACGATTCCTGA